The following proteins come from a genomic window of Xiphophorus couchianus chromosome 19, X_couchianus-1.0, whole genome shotgun sequence:
- the tmx1 gene encoding thioredoxin-related transmembrane protein 1, with product MDTARRLTSSMSGITLFLSRGAGLRSWTCPFLLLLTFSSSLPASAKPDSLKDVTDGDWEKIMTGEWMIEFYAPWCPACQQLQAVWKEFADWADDMGINVAKVDVTEQPGLSGRFIITSLPTIYHCKDGVFRKYHGARTKEDFLSFVDEQKWKNTEPISSWFGPSSFLMNSMSALFKLSMFIRRCHNYMTEQLGIPVWGSYVIFGLVTLFAGLTLGLLLVFIADYVFPSRRFSPHDYYQKKQSMEQSRLIQNQDEDQEADGEEDDDDEEEEDQGRVWRRQRQSPEGQGYPDEALRKRAVASREEDEEDG from the exons ATGGACACGGCTCGTCGGCTAACTAGCAGCATGAGTGGAATCACGTTGTTTTTGTCTCGGGGAGCGGGTCTCCGCTCCTGGACATGTCCTTTTCTCCTTCTGCTGACATTTTCATCGTCGCTGCCAGCCTCGGCCAAGCCCGACAGCCTCAAGGACGTGACGGACGGGGACTGGGAGAAGATAATGACCGGAGAATGGATGATTGAGTT CTACGCGCCCTGGTGTCCTGCGTGCCAGCAGCTGCAGGCGGTGTGGAAAGAGTTCGCGGACTGGGCGGATGACATGGGCATCAACGTCGCCAAGGTGGATGTGACGGAGCAACCTG GTCTGAGTGGGCGATTCATCATAACTTCACTTCCTACAATATACCA cTGCAAGGATGGCGTTTTCCGCAAGTACCACGGCGCTCGTACCAAAGAAGATTTCCTCAGCTTCGTCGAcgaacagaaatggaaaaacacGGAGCCCATTTCTTCGTGGTTCGGGCCGTCTTCATTTTT GATGAACTCGATGTCGGCTTTGTTCAAGCTCTCCATGTTCATCCGA CGTTGCCATAACTACATGACGGAGCAGCTGGGGATTCCTGTTTGGGGTTCATATGTCATCTTTGGCCTGGTCACCTTGTTTGCTGGCCTGACGTTGGGTCTT ttGCTAGTGTTCATCGCAGATTACGTCTTTCCTTCCCGACGATTTTCCCCACACGATTACTACCAGA agaaacagtcAATGGAGCAGTCCCGACTGATCCAGAATCAAGACGAGGACCAGGAGGCTGACGGCGAGGAGGACGACGACGACGAGGAGGAAGAAGACCAGGGCAGGGTCTGGAGAAGGCAAAGGCAGTCCCCCGAGGGCCAGGGCTACCCCGACGAAGCCCTGAGGAAGAGAGCGGTGGCAAGCCGcgaggaagacgaggaggacGGCTAG